From the genome of Nitrospira sp., one region includes:
- a CDS encoding type II secretion system protein, with product MLTTSKQQGFTLIELMVVVVIVGILAAFAIPNFLRYRAQAMQAEARSNLAGIFVAETSFFSERKEYGNFTDVGFAIAEGGTNRYTYRSGLGIGSGMGPNGGNLCGPSSSCDTIQTASPMPGAMTYTGAVGSATTSASGFTATAAADLDGDATHDGWYVNDAKQGLNGAEPNDVSS from the coding sequence ATGCTGACTACATCGAAGCAACAAGGGTTCACGCTGATCGAATTGATGGTCGTGGTGGTGATTGTGGGAATTCTCGCTGCGTTTGCCATCCCCAATTTTCTTCGATACCGGGCGCAGGCGATGCAGGCTGAGGCACGGTCGAACTTGGCGGGTATCTTCGTGGCCGAGACCTCGTTCTTCAGTGAGCGGAAAGAATATGGGAATTTTACAGATGTGGGCTTTGCCATCGCCGAAGGCGGGACGAACCGCTACACCTATCGGTCCGGTCTGGGAATTGGATCGGGGATGGGGCCGAACGGGGGCAATCTCTGCGGACCGTCCAGCAGCTGTGACACGATTCAGACGGCGTCTCCGATGCCAGGGGCAATGACATATACGGGAGCGGTAGGTAGCGCGACGACATCCGCCTCTGGATTTACAGCCACCGCCGCGGCGGATCTCGATGGAGATGCCACGCATGACGGCTGGTATGTGAACGATGCGAAGCAGGGATTGAACGGGGCGGAGCCCAATGATGTGTCGAGTTAG